One window of Bdellovibrio sp. GT3 genomic DNA carries:
- a CDS encoding alpha-amylase encodes MFSKLQRSILLLTVLLGTSSALAAPRTVFVQLFEWPWRDVARECEVYLGPSGFSAVQVSPPHEHMIHNGAWWERYQVISYKLESRGGNEAEFADMVRRCNAAGVDVYADAVINHMAGFPQGVGFAGSKFTHKEYPGLYTSNDFHACGRNGHDNIVNYRDLYELQYCQLVGLADLATGAPKVQQTIAEYLNHMLDLGVSGFRIDAAKHIPARDIAQIVRKMKRSAYVFQEIIHENGGPVQYGDYFAGGDVTAYEYPFILGGSIKYGGLGNLLNLSRGLPDSEHSLVFVTNHDLERTGDGNILRYTGADHNVYRLAQIYMLAYPYGYPQVYSGYDFTSYDQGPPIGPNLRTLNVLANDNTCVAPWTCEHRLPEVAAMVNFRNQTDKAFYVNNWNTDGFSFVAFSRGNLGFVALNFSNNSITRDLQTGLPAGNYCDLTGPSYSRQLRKCTDMKYNVKSDGTITVTLPPYSSLVLLNREQFKNKK; translated from the coding sequence GTGTTTTCAAAGTTGCAACGTTCAATCTTACTCCTGACTGTTTTGTTGGGCACAAGTTCAGCGCTTGCAGCTCCAAGAACAGTATTCGTGCAACTTTTTGAGTGGCCATGGAGAGATGTTGCACGCGAGTGTGAAGTTTATCTGGGTCCCTCTGGTTTTTCTGCCGTTCAAGTTTCTCCTCCCCACGAACACATGATTCACAACGGCGCATGGTGGGAGCGCTATCAAGTTATCAGCTATAAATTGGAATCCCGCGGAGGCAATGAAGCCGAATTTGCCGACATGGTCAGACGTTGTAACGCCGCTGGTGTCGATGTCTATGCTGATGCAGTTATCAATCACATGGCTGGATTTCCACAAGGTGTCGGCTTTGCGGGTTCCAAATTCACTCACAAAGAATATCCGGGACTTTATACTTCCAACGATTTCCACGCTTGTGGTCGCAATGGTCATGACAACATCGTCAACTATCGTGACCTGTATGAATTGCAGTACTGCCAGTTGGTAGGGCTTGCGGATTTAGCAACGGGAGCACCGAAAGTTCAGCAGACAATTGCTGAATATCTGAACCACATGCTTGATTTGGGTGTTTCGGGCTTCCGCATTGACGCCGCAAAACACATTCCTGCCCGTGATATCGCGCAAATCGTTCGTAAGATGAAACGCAGCGCTTACGTGTTTCAGGAAATCATCCATGAAAACGGCGGCCCGGTTCAATACGGTGACTACTTTGCTGGTGGTGATGTTACGGCTTACGAATATCCATTCATTCTTGGTGGCAGCATCAAGTATGGTGGCCTGGGAAATCTTTTAAACCTGTCCCGCGGTCTTCCTGACAGCGAACATTCTTTGGTGTTCGTGACGAATCATGATCTTGAAAGAACCGGCGATGGAAACATCCTTCGCTACACGGGGGCTGATCACAATGTGTATCGCCTGGCTCAAATCTATATGCTGGCTTATCCTTACGGTTATCCGCAGGTGTATTCAGGCTACGATTTCACATCTTACGATCAAGGTCCACCGATCGGCCCAAATCTGCGCACTTTGAATGTCCTTGCCAACGATAACACATGTGTAGCCCCTTGGACTTGCGAACACCGCCTTCCTGAGGTGGCCGCTATGGTCAACTTCAGAAATCAGACGGACAAAGCATTCTACGTGAACAACTGGAACACTGACGGCTTCAGTTTTGTTGCATTCAGCCGCGGTAATTTGGGTTTTGTTGCTTTGAATTTTTCAAACAACTCCATCACACGTGACTTGCAAACAGGCCTGCCTGCGGGCAACTACTGTGACCTGACTGGCCCGTCTTACAGCCGTCAGCTACGCAAATGCACGGATATGAAATACAACGTCAAATCTGACGGAACTATCACTGTGACCTTGCCTCCATACTCATCTCTGGTACTTTTGAACCGTGAGCAATTTAAAAACAAAAAATAA
- a CDS encoding ABC transporter ATP-binding protein: MATIEFSNCAKSFGSAKVLKDISLDIAAGEFLVLVGPSGCGKSTLLRTLAGLETLDSGTIKVGGKVINNVEPQDRDLAMVFQSYALYPHMTVEENMGFGLKLKNMAQAEIAKRVKEIADLLQISHLLARRPKELSGGQRQRVALGRALARQTPVVLFDEPLSNLDAHLRTQMRVEIKRLHENSKSTMIYVTHDQMEATTMGDRIAVLKDGVIEQVGTPTEIYHRPKNMFIASFIGSPEMNFMEGSIVRRLPWPEAQKADQVLGVRPESFKINKGDLGSQDIALGDYTVELSENLGGQQMLHGQLEGQSVRIITDSLDKFSKGQKVPLKIDLTKAHLFDKKTGQNQRL, translated from the coding sequence ATGGCTACAATTGAATTTTCCAACTGCGCAAAAAGTTTTGGTTCGGCAAAAGTTCTAAAAGACATTTCCCTGGATATCGCTGCGGGTGAGTTCCTGGTTTTGGTCGGACCTTCCGGTTGTGGCAAATCCACCTTGCTTCGTACATTGGCAGGTCTTGAAACATTGGATTCAGGAACTATCAAAGTAGGCGGCAAAGTCATCAACAACGTGGAGCCTCAGGATCGTGACTTGGCAATGGTCTTCCAAAGCTATGCTTTGTATCCACATATGACAGTCGAAGAAAACATGGGCTTTGGTTTGAAATTGAAAAACATGGCTCAGGCTGAAATCGCCAAGCGCGTGAAAGAGATCGCGGATCTTTTGCAAATTTCTCACCTGCTGGCTCGTCGCCCGAAAGAACTTTCCGGTGGTCAACGTCAACGCGTGGCTTTGGGACGTGCCCTGGCTCGCCAGACACCGGTGGTTTTGTTTGATGAACCTCTTTCAAATTTGGATGCTCACTTGCGCACGCAAATGCGTGTTGAAATCAAACGCCTGCATGAAAATTCAAAATCCACGATGATCTATGTAACCCATGATCAAATGGAAGCGACGACTATGGGCGACCGTATCGCTGTATTGAAAGACGGCGTGATCGAACAAGTCGGAACACCAACCGAGATCTATCACCGCCCTAAAAACATGTTCATCGCAAGTTTCATCGGCTCCCCTGAAATGAATTTCATGGAAGGCAGCATCGTTCGCCGCCTGCCATGGCCGGAGGCCCAAAAAGCCGACCAAGTTTTGGGAGTCCGCCCTGAAAGCTTTAAAATCAATAAGGGCGATCTGGGTAGCCAGGACATTGCCTTGGGTGACTACACGGTGGAACTGTCAGAAAACTTAGGTGGCCAACAGATGCTGCACGGTCAATTAGAGGGACAAAGCGTGAGAATTATTACGGATTCCTTGGATAAATTTTCCAAGGGTCAAAAGGTTCCACTAAAAATAGATCTGACAAAGGCCCACCTGTTTGATAAGAAAACAGGACAAAATCAGAGGCTATAG
- a CDS encoding sugar ABC transporter permease produces MLKRLFAWISVLLFAVFSLYPIVYVISVSLRGDNAFQTQSLEIIGPNATYKNFVSLFTETDFLIWMKNSLIISGVTTLAGVALASCSAYALSRYRFRGRNMMLFSLLTTQMFPATMLMLPFFIILSQLHLIDSFWGLFIIYSSTALPFCIWQMKAYYDTIPRELEEAALLDGCSRWMIFTKIILPISSPALVITALFSFMASWSEYVIAAVVLQDPQLYTLPLGLRSFQASLATQWGLYAAGALIVSIPVLILFISISRYLVSGMTMGSVKG; encoded by the coding sequence ATGTTGAAACGTCTTTTTGCATGGATCTCTGTTTTGTTGTTCGCGGTGTTTTCACTGTATCCGATTGTCTATGTGATCTCCGTGTCTTTGCGTGGCGATAACGCCTTTCAAACTCAAAGCCTGGAAATCATCGGACCCAACGCCACTTACAAAAACTTTGTTTCACTTTTCACCGAAACTGACTTTTTGATCTGGATGAAAAACTCATTGATCATCAGCGGTGTGACGACCCTGGCGGGTGTTGCCCTGGCTTCATGCAGTGCCTACGCTTTGTCACGCTACCGCTTTCGCGGTCGTAACATGATGCTGTTCTCTTTGCTGACGACACAAATGTTTCCGGCAACGATGTTGATGCTGCCGTTTTTCATTATTTTGTCCCAGTTACACCTGATCGACAGCTTTTGGGGTTTGTTCATTATTTACTCCTCAACCGCACTGCCATTCTGTATCTGGCAAATGAAGGCCTACTACGACACTATTCCGCGTGAACTGGAAGAAGCTGCATTATTGGATGGCTGCTCCCGCTGGATGATTTTCACAAAAATTATCCTGCCAATTTCCTCCCCGGCGTTGGTTATCACGGCATTGTTCAGTTTCATGGCCAGTTGGTCAGAGTACGTTATTGCAGCTGTGGTACTGCAGGATCCGCAGCTTTACACATTGCCATTGGGACTTCGTTCGTTCCAGGCAAGTCTTGCCACTCAATGGGGCCTGTATGCAGCAGGAGCATTGATCGTCAGTATTCCTGTTTTGATTTTGTTCATCAGTATTTCCCGTTATTTGGTCTCTGGTATGACAATGGGAAGCGTGAAGGGTTAG
- a CDS encoding extracellular solute-binding protein, with protein sequence MRYYLFLLITFCSMAAQAEKIRVHVWHQMIYGHRQVLAEVLKDFEKQNPDIIVQSTYRETEELRSGYQSAAMGGSGPELVYGPSDQIGPFATMGIIRPLDEVLGQDYFTQFDPLAAPTYNGKHFAIGDSVGNHLMLIYNKAILPVPPRNSDELIEMGRRLTVDRNKDGRVDQWGLVFNYTEPFFFAPFIPAFGDDFIKNDVQPNLNTSALANTFQFILDLRDKYKIIPKECDYETANALFKDGKAAMLINGDWSWGDYKEAKVDFGITRIPMISGTGKWPASLVGTKGYSLNVNMKSPEHEAAAIKLLRYLTSTAVQLQFAEKVGTLPSNLEARNTDVVKNNPLLKISADIMEVGHPMPIVPEVRAIWDSLRIQYQKVLAGSLTPQAGAQGAQVLAEKQISEMNEVLQPDAGAIVIKVFFGLVILLVLWTGRKSLVAFIKGFNGPNRFAYYMMLPAFIGIFAVIVYPFFYNIAISFSNFSLRTFQDWSLVGFTHYVNALSDPKFYSLFLKTIIWTVSNVFFHVTLGVFLAVVIDSVMPFKGFWRALLIIPWAVPQYITALTWRAMFNQEYGPINIFLQNFLQLSPVQWLSQPTTAFIACIITNVWLGFPFMMIVALGGLQSIPGSLYEAARLDGATSWQRFRHITWPLLLPVMVPAALLGSIWTFNNLNVIWLVSNAGEPGDQTHILVSYVYKAAFNLYRYGYAAAVSVLIFLILVIWGLGMLKSQYKKETK encoded by the coding sequence ATGCGCTATTATTTGTTTTTGCTGATCACATTCTGTTCAATGGCGGCGCAAGCCGAAAAAATCCGGGTGCACGTCTGGCATCAGATGATTTATGGACACCGTCAGGTCCTTGCAGAAGTTTTAAAAGATTTTGAAAAACAAAATCCCGACATCATCGTTCAGTCCACTTACCGTGAAACAGAAGAGCTGCGCAGTGGATATCAATCAGCTGCCATGGGTGGCTCGGGCCCTGAATTGGTTTACGGTCCTTCTGACCAAATCGGTCCGTTTGCAACCATGGGAATCATCCGTCCTTTGGACGAAGTCTTGGGACAGGATTATTTCACACAGTTCGACCCTTTAGCCGCGCCAACTTACAACGGCAAACATTTCGCCATCGGTGACTCCGTCGGAAATCACCTGATGTTGATCTATAATAAAGCCATTCTGCCTGTCCCGCCTCGTAACTCTGATGAATTGATCGAGATGGGGCGCCGCCTGACTGTTGATCGCAACAAAGACGGTCGCGTGGATCAATGGGGCTTGGTCTTCAATTATACAGAGCCGTTTTTCTTTGCGCCTTTCATTCCGGCTTTTGGTGACGACTTCATCAAAAACGATGTGCAACCGAACCTGAATACGTCTGCCTTGGCGAACACCTTCCAATTTATTTTGGATTTGCGCGATAAGTATAAAATCATCCCGAAAGAGTGCGATTACGAAACTGCCAACGCCCTTTTCAAAGACGGCAAGGCTGCCATGCTGATCAATGGTGACTGGTCTTGGGGCGACTACAAAGAAGCCAAAGTTGATTTTGGCATCACCCGTATTCCGATGATTTCCGGCACTGGCAAATGGCCAGCCTCCCTGGTTGGAACCAAGGGTTATTCACTGAACGTGAATATGAAGTCTCCGGAACATGAAGCGGCTGCGATTAAACTTCTGCGTTACCTGACATCGACCGCCGTGCAATTGCAATTCGCCGAAAAAGTGGGAACCCTTCCTTCCAATCTGGAAGCCCGCAATACCGACGTTGTAAAAAATAATCCACTTCTGAAAATCTCCGCTGACATTATGGAAGTCGGCCACCCAATGCCCATCGTACCTGAGGTCCGTGCCATCTGGGACAGCTTGCGCATTCAATACCAAAAAGTATTGGCTGGCAGTTTGACTCCACAAGCTGGTGCGCAAGGCGCGCAGGTTTTGGCAGAAAAACAAATTTCCGAAATGAACGAAGTATTGCAACCGGATGCCGGCGCCATCGTCATCAAAGTCTTTTTTGGACTGGTGATTCTGCTTGTTCTGTGGACTGGTCGCAAATCCCTGGTTGCGTTTATCAAAGGCTTCAATGGTCCGAATCGTTTTGCGTATTATATGATGCTGCCAGCATTCATCGGAATCTTTGCGGTCATCGTTTATCCGTTCTTTTATAATATCGCGATTTCATTTTCGAACTTCTCGTTGCGCACGTTCCAGGACTGGTCCCTTGTTGGCTTTACTCATTACGTGAATGCACTCTCTGATCCGAAGTTTTACTCCCTGTTCCTGAAAACCATTATCTGGACGGTCTCCAACGTTTTCTTCCACGTCACTCTAGGGGTTTTCCTAGCGGTGGTGATTGATTCTGTGATGCCATTCAAGGGATTCTGGCGCGCTCTTTTAATTATCCCATGGGCAGTGCCTCAATACATCACCGCACTCACCTGGCGTGCGATGTTCAATCAGGAATACGGGCCGATTAACATCTTTTTGCAAAACTTCCTGCAACTGTCGCCGGTTCAATGGTTAAGTCAGCCAACCACGGCATTCATCGCCTGTATCATCACCAACGTTTGGTTGGGATTCCCATTCATGATGATCGTTGCATTGGGTGGCTTGCAATCAATTCCAGGCTCACTGTACGAAGCCGCTCGTCTGGATGGCGCCACTTCCTGGCAGCGTTTCCGTCACATCACGTGGCCATTGCTTTTGCCAGTCATGGTACCGGCGGCACTTTTGGGTTCGATCTGGACTTTCAACAATTTGAATGTGATCTGGCTGGTATCCAACGCCGGCGAACCGGGCGACCAAACACACATCCTGGTATCCTATGTTTATAAAGCGGCCTTCAACTTGTATCGCTATGGTTACGCGGCTGCGGTTTCAGTTCTGATCTTCCTGATCCTGGTTATCTGGGGATTGGGCATGCTCAAGTCTCAGTACAAAAAGGAGACCAAGTAA
- the pulA gene encoding pullulanase-type alpha-1,6-glucosidase, with translation MLDRTFKNLSAISFIVAIAMLIAGNTVVAATAPARAQWLSSQKMLVKLPQGLRVADNMMFQLANSEINFKDVSRTYPLPVLQRQDNYAVVSTASLNRQIIEDLIHRPLKVFVTNDKNQLLDSTPIQYAGLLDELYAYHGNDLGLTNQGSQFQLKLWAPTAYSVRVALFASPTSLQSDVVLVPTYQNGVWTTLVPRQYQNYYYLYEVSVYHPLTDKMETSLVTDPYSLSLAMNGAKSQLVDLESAESKPYGWDNLTKPYLNSFKDITIYELHIRDFSANDDSIPFVYRGTYDAFAQTSGNGSQYLKSLADAGLTHLHLLPFNDIGSVNENRATWETINPSSSNLQDAQGALAQIRARDAFNWGYDPVHFFVPDGSYAMDPHGLSRVRETRTMVQAINNLGLRVVQDVVFNHTYENGLSAFSVFDKIVPLYYYRLTDDGYTHSSSCCADTASENFMMEKLMIDSVVHWAKAYKIDAFRFDLMAFHSRSTMMKIKDALRSLTLQRDGVDGSRIYLYGEGWPFGSFYNKNPQEAMSQLNAYGTGIGFFNDRLRDAVRGGTTSSSEKSDQGFATGLYFDFNNEPANRNTPTDLNLQMGKLRHLGDVVKVGLAGNLRDFTFREHYGNVIYGGNLMYRNSPVATSAEPIETINYVSAHDGYTLWDAVQAKAPFYSYGRTPGTASASERQRMHQLAMAIPMLSQGIPFMESGVELLRSKNGDQDSYDSGDFFNRLNWHGNDNYWGEGLPPAWKNYDDWSFWQPRLQDPALKVTPQLISQTSNYYKALLRLRRSSPLFKMNSLDEIMKGLVFIDNEGTIDPGLIAMVLHDQREAILVLFNSSKNPRVFSHKVLSYNWGFDPSFGPHVDPALAQVILNRAQSQIQIPGVTTVVLRLNKGSLFKGVN, from the coding sequence TTGCTAGATCGAACCTTCAAGAACCTAAGTGCTATTAGTTTTATCGTGGCGATTGCGATGCTTATTGCCGGCAATACTGTTGTTGCCGCAACGGCTCCGGCGCGCGCTCAATGGCTCAGCTCTCAAAAAATGTTGGTGAAGCTTCCACAAGGACTGCGCGTTGCTGACAACATGATGTTCCAACTGGCTAACTCTGAAATTAATTTCAAAGATGTTTCGCGCACTTACCCCCTTCCGGTGCTGCAACGTCAGGACAACTATGCAGTTGTCAGTACGGCTTCTTTAAATCGTCAGATCATTGAAGATCTTATTCATCGTCCGCTGAAAGTTTTCGTGACGAACGATAAGAATCAGCTCCTGGACTCGACACCGATTCAATATGCCGGTCTGCTGGATGAGCTTTACGCTTATCATGGCAACGATCTTGGATTGACGAATCAGGGCTCCCAGTTTCAGTTGAAACTTTGGGCACCAACAGCTTACAGCGTGCGTGTAGCACTGTTTGCATCCCCGACATCGCTGCAATCAGATGTTGTACTTGTTCCGACTTATCAAAACGGTGTTTGGACGACATTGGTTCCTCGTCAGTATCAAAATTATTACTACCTGTACGAAGTCAGTGTTTACCACCCGCTTACAGATAAAATGGAAACGTCACTGGTCACTGATCCCTATAGTCTGAGTCTTGCTATGAACGGGGCAAAATCTCAACTGGTTGATTTGGAGAGCGCCGAATCAAAACCATATGGATGGGATAACCTGACAAAACCCTATTTGAATTCTTTCAAAGACATAACAATCTATGAACTTCACATCCGTGACTTCAGCGCGAACGACGACAGCATCCCCTTCGTTTACCGCGGTACTTATGATGCCTTTGCGCAAACCAGCGGCAATGGCTCCCAGTATTTGAAATCCTTGGCGGACGCCGGTTTGACTCATTTGCATTTGCTGCCGTTTAACGACATTGGCTCAGTGAATGAAAATCGAGCCACCTGGGAAACCATCAATCCATCGTCTTCCAATTTGCAGGACGCTCAAGGGGCGCTTGCGCAAATTCGTGCCCGTGATGCCTTTAACTGGGGTTATGATCCGGTTCATTTCTTCGTACCGGATGGCAGCTATGCGATGGATCCCCATGGACTTTCCCGTGTGCGCGAAACTCGCACCATGGTTCAGGCGATCAACAATCTGGGCCTGCGCGTGGTACAGGACGTGGTGTTCAACCATACCTATGAAAACGGCTTAAGCGCTTTCTCTGTTTTCGATAAAATTGTACCGCTTTACTACTATCGTCTGACGGATGATGGCTACACTCACAGCAGTTCGTGCTGCGCGGATACCGCGAGTGAAAACTTCATGATGGAAAAACTGATGATCGATTCGGTTGTCCACTGGGCAAAAGCATACAAGATCGATGCTTTCCGTTTTGATTTGATGGCCTTCCACTCCCGCTCAACGATGATGAAGATCAAGGATGCTTTGCGCTCCCTGACTTTGCAGCGTGATGGCGTTGATGGCTCCCGCATCTATTTATATGGTGAGGGCTGGCCCTTTGGTTCGTTCTATAACAAGAATCCGCAAGAGGCGATGAGCCAGCTCAATGCCTATGGCACGGGAATCGGCTTCTTCAACGACCGTTTGCGCGATGCTGTCCGCGGCGGAACAACAAGCTCCTCTGAAAAATCAGATCAGGGTTTCGCGACCGGTCTGTATTTTGATTTCAACAACGAACCTGCCAACCGCAACACGCCCACTGATTTGAATCTGCAAATGGGCAAACTTCGCCACTTGGGTGACGTTGTCAAAGTGGGCTTGGCTGGAAATCTGCGCGACTTCACTTTCCGTGAGCACTACGGCAACGTGATTTACGGTGGCAACCTGATGTATCGCAACAGTCCGGTTGCGACCTCTGCCGAGCCGATCGAAACCATCAATTACGTCTCCGCACACGATGGTTACACATTGTGGGATGCTGTTCAGGCGAAAGCCCCATTCTACTCTTACGGCCGTACGCCGGGAACTGCTTCCGCCAGTGAACGTCAACGTATGCATCAGTTGGCCATGGCGATTCCAATGCTCAGCCAGGGAATTCCATTCATGGAATCCGGCGTGGAATTATTGCGCTCAAAAAATGGTGATCAGGATTCCTATGACTCCGGTGATTTCTTCAATCGCCTGAACTGGCATGGAAATGACAACTACTGGGGCGAGGGTCTGCCACCCGCTTGGAAAAACTATGATGACTGGTCCTTCTGGCAGCCTCGTTTGCAGGATCCGGCTTTGAAAGTCACTCCTCAGTTGATCTCTCAGACTTCAAACTACTATAAAGCACTTCTGCGTCTTCGCCGCAGCAGTCCCCTATTCAAAATGAACTCTTTGGATGAGATCATGAAGGGCCTGGTCTTCATTGATAATGAAGGCACGATTGATCCAGGTTTGATCGCCATGGTTCTGCACGATCAGCGTGAAGCGATTCTGGTTTTGTTTAATAGCTCGAAAAATCCTCGAGTGTTCTCTCACAAGGTACTGAGCTACAACTGGGGTTTCGATCCTTCGTTTGGCCCGCATGTGGATCCTGCGCTTGCGCAAGTGATTCTGAATCGCGCTCAGTCCCAGATCCAAATTCCAGGCGTGACGACAGTGGTTCTGCGCCTGAATAAGGGATCCCTGTTCAAAGGTGTTAATTGA
- a CDS encoding carbohydrate porin: MKKIFWVLTILLASFDAYALDADFTTYLRGGTGVSQEGGKMECFRNQDLPGNFLRLGNECDFYTELGFVFHHKKATEADPSFFRTQLRYAYSSEGLRQWESGKQTIDTSGTNPTATVSIPKSEIEAYVKAGGFDGNPIEYWVGKRFYRDIDLFIFDWYYYGEMAGVGAGLEAIPVGPGKLAIANLIQANEDFNTTSVGRPVLNIWDFRYTSIPVFAEQKISFWGVYAWAKGSTTTTAPVTTFEATNGYVLATKLEGPAFSGYNKAALEFGQGAMSGFNVYGNSAVDTAKADQLAQNKAWNVRLVEDWSMDVTDRWAVLFGFAANYGSNGKEQNDRVQWQAIGIRPIYYFTDRFQVALETGYNRYEDESEGVGARDLGRVAIAPQLSFTKSMWGRPVMRAYAAYSFWNDANKGGYIGSAAPTFADKNNGFNVGYQYEVWF; the protein is encoded by the coding sequence ATGAAAAAAATCTTTTGGGTTCTTACGATTTTGCTCGCGTCTTTTGACGCATATGCTCTGGATGCGGACTTTACAACCTATCTTCGTGGCGGAACTGGTGTCAGCCAAGAGGGGGGTAAGATGGAGTGTTTCCGCAACCAAGATTTGCCCGGTAATTTCCTGCGTTTAGGAAATGAATGCGATTTCTACACGGAATTGGGGTTTGTTTTTCACCATAAAAAAGCTACAGAGGCCGATCCCTCTTTTTTCCGAACGCAACTTCGCTATGCATATAGTTCTGAGGGCTTGCGTCAATGGGAGTCTGGCAAACAGACTATAGATACTTCAGGGACCAATCCGACGGCTACGGTTTCGATTCCAAAATCCGAGATCGAAGCCTACGTAAAAGCCGGTGGTTTCGATGGCAATCCCATCGAATATTGGGTGGGGAAAAGATTCTACCGCGATATCGATTTGTTTATCTTTGATTGGTACTACTATGGCGAAATGGCCGGTGTTGGTGCCGGACTGGAAGCGATTCCTGTGGGACCGGGCAAGTTGGCCATCGCGAATCTGATTCAAGCCAATGAAGACTTCAACACCACTTCAGTCGGTCGCCCGGTTTTGAATATCTGGGATTTCCGCTACACGTCTATTCCTGTATTTGCAGAACAAAAAATCAGCTTCTGGGGAGTCTACGCGTGGGCGAAAGGAAGCACGACCACTACAGCACCGGTGACAACTTTTGAGGCAACGAACGGATATGTTCTTGCAACGAAATTGGAAGGTCCGGCGTTTTCAGGCTACAACAAAGCGGCCTTGGAATTCGGCCAGGGTGCGATGAGTGGCTTCAATGTTTACGGTAACAGTGCGGTGGATACAGCGAAGGCGGACCAGCTTGCACAAAACAAAGCCTGGAATGTGCGCCTTGTTGAAGACTGGTCCATGGATGTGACTGATCGCTGGGCGGTATTGTTTGGATTTGCCGCAAACTACGGCAGCAACGGTAAAGAGCAAAATGATCGAGTGCAGTGGCAGGCAATTGGTATACGTCCGATTTACTATTTCACGGATCGTTTTCAGGTGGCTCTTGAAACTGGTTACAACCGCTACGAAGATGAAAGTGAAGGCGTTGGAGCCCGTGATCTAGGTCGTGTTGCCATCGCTCCGCAGTTGTCCTTCACGAAAAGTATGTGGGGTCGTCCGGTCATGAGAGCTTACGCTGCATACTCGTTCTGGAATGATGCCAATAAAGGCGGCTATATCGGTAGCGCAGCTCCGACTTTCGCGGACAAAAATAACGGCTTCAATGTGGGCTACCAATACGAAGTTTGGTTTTAA